One window of Siniperca chuatsi isolate FFG_IHB_CAS linkage group LG19, ASM2008510v1, whole genome shotgun sequence genomic DNA carries:
- the htr5ab gene encoding 5-hydroxytryptamine (serotonin) receptor 5A, genome duplicate b, producing MTYPNTSTLTTNFSGALDSHDSGGNIYRPFSVFSVLTLTLLAMLVVATFVWNLLVLVTILRVRTFHRVPHNLVASMAISDVMVAALVMPLSLVHELNGRLWKLGRVLCQVWISFDVLCCTASIWNVTAIALDRYWSITRHLQYTLKTRKKISNVMIALTWLLSSIISLSPLFGWGETYSEGMKCQVSQEPSYTIFSTFGAFYLPLCVVLFVYWKIYKAAKFRIGSRKTNTITPMAEVKEETQQPQMVFTVRHATVTFQTDGDTWREQKEKKAALMVGILIGVFVLCWIPFFITELIVPLCSCDIPPIWKSIFLWLGYSNSFFNPLIYTAFNKNYNNALRNLFSRQH from the exons ATGACTTATCCCAACACCAGCACACTGACAACCAACTTCAGTGGAGCTTTGGACAGCCATGACTCAGGGGGAAACATCTACCGgcccttttctgttttcagtgtgcTCACTCTTACGTTACTTGCCATGCTGGTGGTGGCCACCTTTGTGTGGAACTTGCTGGTGCTGGTGACCATTCTGAGGGTGAGGACATTCCACCGGGTGCCCCACAACCTTGTGGCTTCCATGGCCATCTCCGACGTGATGGTGGCCGCCCTGGTCATGCCACTCAGCCTTGTCCATGAGCTGAACGGCAGGCTGTGGAAACTGGGCCGCGTGCTGTGCCAGGTGTGGATCTCCTTCGACGTGCTCTGTTGCACAGCCAGCATCTGGAATGTGACGGCCATCGCGCTGGACCGCTACTGGTCCATCACCAGGCACCTGCAGTACACGCTCAAGACACGTAAAAAAATCTCCAATGTGATGATCGCACTCACGTGGCTGCTGTCCTCCATCATTTCCCTGTCACCTCTCTTCGGCTGGGGGGAGACCTACTCAGAGGGGATGAAGTGCCAGGTGAGCCAGGAGCCGTCCTACACGATCTTCTCCACCTTCGGAGCATTTTACCTGCCGCTTTGTGTGGTGCTGTTTGTTTATTGGAAGATCTACAAAGCTGCCAAGTTTCGGATTGGCTCCCGCAAGACCAACACAATAACACCCATGGCTGAG GTAAAGGAGGAAACACAGCAGCCCCAGATGGTGTTTACTGTGCGCCACGCCACCGTGACCTTCCAGACAGACGGGGACACATGGCGCGagcagaaggagaaaaaggCGGCGCTGATGGTAGGCATTTTGATTGGCGTGTTTGTACTTTGCTGGATTCCTTTCTTCATCACTGAGCTCATCGTCCCGCTGTGCTCCTGTGACATCCCGCCCATCTGGAAGAGCATCTTCCTGTGGCTGGGCTACTCCAACTCCTTCTTTAACCCGCTCATATACACCGCCTTTAATAAGAACTACAACAATGCCCTGAGGAACCTCTTCTCCCGGCAGCACTGA